The following is a genomic window from Pecten maximus chromosome 19, xPecMax1.1, whole genome shotgun sequence.
TCACAAGTATTACAAAGGCTtcaatctttaaacaatgatttcttaATAGCCCAGAGACTCTGAGACTTGTTATTAgaccaatagtatgctggaatgaaggactagaaaaatTATTGTCATGCATAAACTTAGCCTACTCTGCTATACCTATTTTACATGTCATCACTTCGCAATCCTATTGATCAATACCACCGCAATACTTTCATTTCAGAAGAGCTGTACCTACAAGTAACTCCATAAAAAAGAGGATGGACGAAATAGCTAGTGTgagtattattatatataattagctcacctggaccatGGACCATAGGTCTGGTGAGCTTATGTCGTAGTGCCATCCTGCTTTGTCCGTCGATGTCCGCCGTccgtgttgttatttattgggtcagtcagaaatccaagatggccactatggccaacagtgccactaaacctgctacagagaatgcatactacaatagtataaggttctttaatttagagtcagatgaccgttaaggcccctgggcctcttgttgtaattaaaacttatatttgtatcaacaactaGGTTTACTTGAAGAATGGAatcgaaaatatcataaaaataaacccTTGTTTACGAATAAACAGCCAAAAACCGTAACTTTTCACGGTTGAGTGCGGCGTACACAAAATCACActctgaaaaatgtaaatcgacGATAACTAAAGTTGTAGGTATTActtccattttattttaaatgtcaaatttttcaaatattaatcaGGATTTATAAGAAAAACATGAAATCTATTCATTAAGTCgttgttgagaaaaaaaaaaatcaatattcctGGTACGCATTACCAACTTcctgtgctaatacacatggaaatggcgtgtTTGTCGGTAAAACGTAAGTTGGACTTTCatacagtattgtatatgtccaatataaggtaatggttctgttatgttttacatatataatctGAGTTAAATTTGAAcggttatttgatataacattaataaattgttatttggTTGAATTCCATTTTATCGTTATTGACCAAATCTTCACTttgtattatccgagtttttcgagttttccgaattcgagttttccgagttttttttactaggataaagagagaattcggcagaactgacgaagtacttcgagttaagcggggtattcgagttttgCGAGTTCGAGATAaagaagttccactgtattacatatacatttacatgtattgaccagtctttacactgAACTGATGAGCAACAaagcggagttataatgattatataatgttgacaaatattgaccaaactttgcacAAAAAGTGACAACTTGCTTAATTCGAATACTCGGATAACTCTAAGTTTTCTCGTGGTCCTGTTGAGGTCGGGTTAATGAAGTTTCATTGTACAAaagtataagggtctttaatttagagtcagatgaccgttaaggcccttgggcctctttttttcaataaatctctactagtcataaacgACTCAATAAATTTTGACCAAATCTGGTCTGAAGCATCTTTAGGTGAAGAGAAATCAATTTCTTATAAACCGTAGGACTGGTTCCCCCAATATTGGAAATAGAACAAATTCGTCAAAATGCTACTCCTTCTGTTTTGATAAAAGAATTTGGCTAAGTATATttggttagaaacatccttgggggaaggggaatagattttgcataaatggtgactctgacccccaaggggccagatGGGCGGagcccaataggagaaatagaggtaattcttttaaaccgctactagtcataaaattaagaatggatttgaacccaattcagtcagaagcatccttcggggaaggggaatagattttgcataaacagtgactctgacccccaaggggcttgaggggtggggcccaataggggaaatggaggtaatttcttttaaatccctactagtcctaaaTTACTTAATggactttgatgaaatttattcTGAAGCATTATAGGGCTAAGGAgatgtaatgttgtataaatggagggtatGGTTGCCTTGGGACAGGAGAGagggggcctaataggggaaatgtTGCAAtatagaaaaaacaacaactttaaACCATAGTTCAAAGATGTAGCAAACTAGGtagaaaaataattgaaatgtaacatttttgccatgattactgaaatatccaagtgagcgatgcaggccctcttGGCCTCTTATTTTCTTCCCTGGAAGTCGCACGAGGCATTTTAGGTACCtctattgaaattaaatatagTTAAACTTCGATGTTTCAAAGTTCAAGGGACTGACcgaaaaacttcgaaacagcagGACTTCGAATCATTCTTGGTTGTCAGACTCGCAGTGAAAATGTTAAGTTTATAATTTACCACAAATACagcaatataaaaaaaatgcttttcaTCAATTCAGAATTTCATTCTTATGATgtcctctattgacagtcaatactaatccctctgtttgtcattcctacagacatcctctattgacagtcaatgctaatccctctgtttgtcattcctaGACATCCactattgacagtcaatactaatccctctgttaTTCCTAAAGAcgtcctctattgacagtcaatactaatccctttgtttgtcattcctacagacatcctctattgacagtcaatactaatccctctgtttgtcattcctacagacatcctctattgacagtcaatactaatccctctgtttgtcatttctacagacatcctctattgacagtcaatactaatccctctgcttgtcattcctacagacatcctCTATTGACACAAATACagcaatataaaaaaaatgcttttcaTCAATTCAGAATTTCATTCTTATGATgtcctctattgacagtcaatactaatccctctgtttgtcattcctaGACATCCactattgacagtcaatactaatccctctgttaTTCCTAAAGAcgtcctctattgacagtcaatactaatccctctgcttgtcattcctacagacatcctctattgacagtcaatactaatccctctgtttgtcattcctacagacatcctCGGCTGACGATCAGGAGTCGAGGATAAAGGAACTGCATGCTGAAATGATCTTTAATGTTGGCGAATACATCGACCCCAAGATTGCAAATAATGATTGGGAAAAATTCCTTACGCTGTTAACATCCACCCTAAAACCTGTAGATTtgtatagagaaaaaaacaGTTTCTATGCAATTTGTGAAGCACTGAAAAGAAAAGGAAAGATAGATTATGGATcctatactgtactgtataaaGCTGTCAGCAAAGTTTATGTAACCGCCGCTGAGATCATTAAAGCAGCATCTGATGAGATCCAGGCGGTCCGATCAGCAGGTTTgttgatacaatatatatacacaggatgtCTAATAGTGTTTAATATCAAGGGAATTTAATGTAACGCTGTACAGAAAAGTTAAGTACGTGAACCATGAAGGCTTTATTACAAAATCTGATCCAAAGATACATCGTCATGATatagacattttaaaacattctgTGTAATCCTACCttatatagacagtgtaatCCTAAACTGTGACTGTTTTACTTTCAGGACCAACAAAAGCCAAACAACGAAAGAAGGAATACGAAGACCCGATCAAAGGTTAGTATGTGCATCATTGATAcacaatggtatcacagctgattgatgtctggttgtaacagtttggtacccaatggtatcacagctgattgatgtctggttgtaacagtttggtacccaatggtatcacagctgattgatgtctggttgtaacagtttggtacccaatggtatcacagctgattgatgtctggttgtaacagtttggtacccaatgatatcacagctgattgatgtctggttgtaacagtttggtacccaatggtatcacagctgattgatgtctggttgtaacagtttggtacccaatggtatcacagctgatccatgtctggttgtaacagtttggtacctaatggtatcacagctgatccatgtctggttgtaacagtttggtacccaatgatatcacagctgattgatgtctggttgtaacagtttggtacccaatggtatcacagctgatccatgtctggttgtaacagtttggtactACAGTAAAACACGGTTATAACGAATCACAGGGGACCAACTGAATCAGTTCATTATATTGATAGTTCGTATTACGTGtattacaaattttattgttttttagctcacctggaccaaaggtccggtgagcttatgtcatggcgtagcgtccgtcgtccgtcaacatttacttcaaatcACTGCttgttcttattggatttttaccaaatttggccagaaacaaccttggcagaaggggaaaaaattttgcataaatggtgactctgacccccgaggggccaaagaggtggggcccaatagcggaaatagaggtaattcttttaaatcgctactagtcataaagttatgaatggatttgaaactaacttggtcagagacatccttgagggaaggggaacagattttgcataaatggtgactctgacccccgaggggcaaaaggggcgaggcccaataggggaaatagaggtaattcttttaaatcgctactagtcaagaagttcttattggattttgaccaaacttggcaagaaacatccttggtagaaggggaacagattttgcataaatggtgactctgacccccgaggggccaaaggggcggggcccaataggggaaatagaggtaattcctttaaatcgctacttgtcataaagttatgaatggatttgaacccaacttggtcagagacatccttgggagaaggggaacagattttgcataaatggtggctctgacccctgaggggccaaaggaacggggccccaataggggaaatagaggttattcctttaaatcgctactagtcataaagttatgaatggatttgaacccaacttggtcagagacatccttgagggaaggggaacagattttgcataaatggtggttCTGACCCCCGAGAagccaaaggggtggggcccaataggggaaatagaggtaattcctttaaatcgctgcttgtcataaagttacgaatggacttgaacccaatttggtcagagacatccttgggggaaggggaacaaattttgcataaatggtgactctgtccccgaggggccaaaggggcagggcccgataggggaaatagaggtaatacctttaaatcgctactagtcataaagttatgaatggatttgaacccaatttggtcagaaacatccttggcagaaggatttttttatttttcagaattgggcattttttcTGTACTCTAGATCTGCTATCATACCAAGCCCGGCAAAAGGACTAAGTACTGTACCTTACTGAAGCAGTGACGTCCTCGACTGTCGGGTGTAACTGGTGGTCTTAAACCCGGGGCAcaaaatgacttcttctcaataacaaagaggcccagatacctgatattgtgtctgtagtatgctggggtaaaggactaataaaattcttcaaatgaatgacattgaccttcattcaaggtcactggtatgaaataggctaaaatctttaaaaaaaaaatgaagagaCCCAGAGAGCTGGTATTGCCTCTATAGTGTGCTGAACTGACAGACTACATTCAAGATAATAGGGTTGAGAAGTGTTAAGATCTTTAAATAATGAGACACACAGAGTAGGCTGGAATGAAgagaaaaacaatttattaaattGATAAACTTAACCTcctttgatatttgaataagaTGGTAATCAGCTTGATATCTGCATAAATaacctagatcaacttcaaagttacTCTAGAAGCAAGTGAGCGGCACAGGACCGttaggcctcttgtttctaTAATTAGATGTAACTATATATGTAAAAAGTTAGATTTGTGTGCAAGCCTTGTGATTGAACATGAAAATTATTACTTAATTAGTTTTAGAAGTGATCAATTATCAAATATTCAGAAATAATAAAATGCTAATCTTTCTGATTACAGAAACAACAAGACTAACAACCATGGATCAAACCTCAAAACCAGAGGTGATCTCTACACAAGCCTTGGAAGACGCTAAAGAAATGATCAGAAAGAATAGCATTGTCCTCATCAAGGGTGCCTCAGGGGATGGGAAGACTTTGATGGGTTACCAATTGTTGAAGTGGCTAATGGACGGCGATAATAAGGATACTGGACTGTCAAAGGATCCTGTCCAGCTTTACAACATGACCAAATGGGATGAAATTGTCAAGCCAAACACACAATTAGctgtatatattgatgatgtTAGTGGGGAAATCGCTGAAGATTTAAAGAAAAGGGAAGTCTCCATTAAGGCGACATTTTGTGGGAAACTCAATAATAGATCAAACTGTTTGATACTTAATGTTcgagatgaaattttcaaaagcACACAATTATCTTCTTGTGAATGCTTCAAACACAATATCATTGATTTGAGAGGTAAAAACTGCATAAAAATCGCAGAAAAAAAGCTTATTTTAGAGAGTTATGTCCCAGAGATCAAAACCTTAACTGGTGGAAAGGAATCTGAAATCATCAAGCTTGCCCCAGATATAGGATTTCCGCAATGTTGTCATCTTTTTAAGTATGTTTCCAGCTTACAGAACGAGGGGGTTGATTTCTTCAAACAaccatttcatttcatggaaACAACTTTGGAGAAATTACCAAAGGAGCACTTTTCTGCTCTATTGTTTCTCTTCCTCAATGAGGGGAGTGTCCAGAAAGGGGACTTAGATCCTAAAAACACTGAAAGTTTTGACAAGAAAAAGCTTGATGAAGCTTTCCAGGGAATTAAGCTTGATCATGCAGACAAAATCAGATCTCTGCGGAAAAGTTTAGATGTAATGTGTGAATCACTAGTTGCAAAATATcccgatgatgatgatgatgatgatgattcaATTTACAAATTTTGTCATGATTCTGTTCAGGACACTGTTGCCTTTTTGTATGTCAAGGACACAAAAATTGGGTTTATAGAAAATTGTCCCCGAATGTTCCTCCactatatatcaacatcaaaatcCACAGCTAACAAAATAGTTATATCATCTAGTAGTGAACACGTGTATAAACGTTTGGTCAGAGAGTGTATGTATGAACGTTTGGTCGGAGAGTTTGAGTCTAATGCCCATAGATTATCTGACTATATAGTTAGATTAGATGTATGGACAGACACCCTGTTTCTACAGGGATTTATTAGATGGCTAAGTGGTCAGAATTATGACAATAACTTATGCCACCTGATAAAATGTGCGTTGTTAAATGGAGCATGCTCTACTGGTTTCGAAGATCATGTCTCATATCTCCTTTCTGAGGGTgccatacctaacaatgatacacCGTTTTGTGTAGTGGAGGGTGGGAGTGTACAACTACTGCGTCAACTACTGAAGTATGACGTCATTCCTACAGCGAGGGCATGCTGGTCAGGATCaccacattatattgacaatataaatgTCCTACACCAGGCATGTTTGTTAGAGAGAGAAGAGATGGTGACAATCTTGTGTGACACTTACCCAGACTTGGTACATGATACTGATACCTGGGGACATAGCATGCTTCATTTTGTGGCACAGACAGGAAACTGTCGTATATTTCAGACAGTGGAGAGAACGGTACTTAAATCATTGTGTAGAGTTGAGGATGTACAACATAAGTGTGAGACAGAAGATGGTCGTGTGGTACATAGGAGTTGTTTGTGTGGAcagtacatgtcacagttagtggACAAGTTATACGGGAAGACAATATTACATCATAGTTGTGAGAGTggacacagggagcttagtttataTCTGTGCAAGTCCtacccagcactaactacagctgtagataacaACGGGAAGACAATATTACATTGGAGCTGTTGGAGTGGAAACAAGGAGCTTAGTTTACAGCTGTGTGAGTTGTATCCAGCACTAATCAAAGCTGTAACTATCGATCAGAAgacagtaatacattatagtTGTATGTTTGGACACAAAGAGCTTATTTTAGAGCTGTGTAAGTTGGACCAAGAACTAACTACAACTGTAGATAACAAGGGGAAGACAGTATTACTTAATAGTTGTAGGTGGGGTCAAAAGGAGCTTAGCTTAGAGCTGTGTAAGTTGGACCCAGCACTAACCAAAGCTGTTAATAAGGACGGGTATCATTGTCTACATTATATAGCCAAGTGGACAACAGATGTAGACATGTTCACTGAGTGTGAACGTCACGTAAAACAGTACCTAGAGACAACAGGAGGTAAGTATGACATCACGACCATACTTACTAATGACGGTAAATCTGTTTTAGACCTGGCAACGGAACAGACAGAGATGGTGAGAAAGTTGAGGGAGAAAGGTAGGATAAAGTGGGGGAGGAAGTTATATGTCAACCCTTTGCATGACCATCTTGTCAAAATAAAGGAACTTAATATTCACACTTCTATACACTAACTTGTGTAACTTGAtgaccaattaaaaaaaaactgttttagaCAAAGGAACGAACAGAACAAGGACGGGTCGTTTCGCCCTAAATCCCACGGACATGCAGATtcagttattgcatggaaagtGTTGATGGTATCTCTTGTCAATAAACGGGTCATAAATCCACCGATTGCAAGAGTGGCAATCGAACATGGCTAAACTGTTAAGGCATTTCAACTTGTTATTAAGTTTGATTGAAATCTCTCGAGAAAACTGACAATCAAATTTGGAAGTCATTATGACTTTTAACCGGGtcaccagaaaaaaaaagtgaagtGAAGTGTGAAAGATGGACGAACCCAATCAAATACAACTCCTTGGCTTTGCTTAAAGCAAAGGATATAGGAAACTTTAATACCTTGCATGGGTAATCTGTGTATTcggattttaaaattgatgcATGGAGAAGTATGTTATGTGATATTTATAACCATGATTACAATTTTTCAATACCATAATTACTTGAATAACAATATTTCAGACTTTGTGTTGTGTCTGAAATTTTACTTTATGAATACATCAGTTTGATGAATAATTTTATGTATGTAATGACAGATTGTTAGGAACATGGATTTAGTCCAAAATTGCATGAACAGGAATACGAAAAAAGTATTGATAAAGAATAAGTTAAAGCTATTAAAGATTTAATTGCTAtagtacacgttactttggtatATCCCCAACTAATAAAACTGGGACTTAAGTACAGCTTTCAACTTCACGTCAAGATCTAGTGTAACCGACAAAGTACATGTTACTTTGCATTGTTTAATCAACAACTTATACAACTGGCATTATAATACAGATTTATCGTTACATAAACAGCTGATGTAACTAACGAAGTACATGTTACTTTGTTTAATCAACAACTTATACAACTGGCATTATAATACAGATTTATCGTTACATAAACAGCTGATGTAACCGACAAAGTACATGttcctttgtttttgtttcatcaCCAGAAAGGCCAGAGTGGTTTTCGGATTGAATGTAAACAAAGTACGTGGGTATAGACTTGCAAGGTTTAATAATTTAACAGGGCATCCAATAGGATTAAAATCTCAAAGAGTCAGTGACTCTCAGCTGTGaaatcctgagagtcaaatAAAAACCTGAGAGTCAAAATATGAAATGCACAAAAACTTCAGGTCAACGATTACTTGTTtactgatatcaaatatgatataCGTGTATGTACTTTTCAAAAACTTAGTTCGattgaatttattttccaatatcTAATTGATAATAACAATTAGAAAAATCAATTGTAATTTTATTtatccttttttatttatactgaaacagtataatgattataataaaTCAAAACTAAAGTGGTGTTTTTTATCTGGTGTTTTTTATCtaacttaaaaaaatataaaatgaaagaaattcctTATTTTGAACAAAACAACTTGTATCTTTCTTAAATCTGCCttttaaaatgtcttaaaatatttatgatttaagAAACCATCTGTTATTTTTTTAGCCCATCCTTAAAATCTACTGGCCTGGCCATTTATACTTTTTcaaggtcacctgagacgaagtctcagttgacctattgtgatcgtcttttgtccggcgtcgtccggcgt
Proteins encoded in this region:
- the LOC117317662 gene encoding uncharacterized protein LOC117317662 gives rise to the protein MDEIASTSSADDQESRIKELHAEMIFNVGEYIDPKIANNDWEKFLTLLTSTLKPVDLYREKNSFYAICEALKRKGKIDYGSYTVLYKAVSKVYVTAAEIIKAASDEIQAVRSAGPTKAKQRKKEYEDPIKETTRLTTMDQTSKPEVISTQALEDAKEMIRKNSIVLIKGASGDGKTLMGYQLLKWLMDGDNKDTGLSKDPVQLYNMTKWDEIVKPNTQLAVYIDDVSGEIAEDLKKREVSIKATFCGKLNNRSNCLILNVRDEIFKSTQLSSCECFKHNIIDLRGKNCIKIAEKKLILESYVPEIKTLTGGKESEIIKLAPDIGFPQCCHLFKYVSSLQNEGVDFFKQPFHFMETTLEKLPKEHFSALLFLFLNEGSVQKGDLDPKNTESFDKKKLDEAFQGIKLDHADKIRSLRKSLDVMCESLVAKYPDDDDDDDDSIYKFCHDSVQDTVAFLYVKDTKIGFIENCPRMFLHYISTSKSTANKIVISSSSEHVYKRLVRECMYERLVGEFESNAHRLSDYIVRLDVWTDTLFLQGFIRWLSGQNYDNNLCHLIKCALLNGACSTGFEDHVSYLLSEGAIPNNDTPFCVVEGGSVQLLRQLLKYDVIPTARACWSGSPHYIDNINVLHQACLLEREEMVTILCDTYPDLVHDTDTWGHSMLHFVAQTGNCRIFQTVERTVLKSLCRVEDVQHKCETEDGRVVHRSCLCGQYMSQLVDKLYGKTILHHSCESGHRELSLYLCKSYPALTTAVDNNGKTILHWSCWSGNKELSLQLCELYPALIKAVTIDQKTVIHYSCMFGHKELILELCKLDQELTTTVDNKGKTVLLNSCRWGQKELSLELCKLDPALTKAVNKDGYHCLHYIAKWTTDVDMFTECERHVKQYLETTGGKYDITTILTNDGKSVLDLATEQTEMVRKLREKGRIKWGRKLYVNPLHDHLVKIKELNIHTSIH